A genome region from Natronosalvus rutilus includes the following:
- a CDS encoding aspartate aminotransferase family protein has translation MTAGPPIADLHFDDAPDVDSVPGPKTRSLLEKQREIDSSAVAYPNDIPIAFEEGKGATVRDADGNTYIDLFAGIGVLNVGHANPYVLEAVHEQADKFVHTVDFPTEARLELIEKLDEIAPDGLQGQNKVVFGGPTGSDAIEASIKLSKYNTGGDGLIAFRGAYHGATTGAMSVTSNKKFKGHYTPLLADVVHAPYPHPFRQDKTPDEAVDHALEEVQAIVEDPYGGLANPAGIIVEPIQGEGGIVTPPAGFLQGVRDIADDNGVVLVFDEIQSGLGRTGQWWACDWEGVTPDAMTSAKALGGVGFPLSATIYHEDLDTWGSGDHAGTYRGHVVGMRAGTRAIEYIQEHDLLTHARDLGEYIQGRLLEAAEETDRLADVRGKGLFIGAEFVDSDGTPDGDLVDAIQTYCFERGVLVWTAGRHGNVLRLLPPLVLTRDLAETALDVVVEAIEHVTEEAKRTA, from the coding sequence ATGACGGCAGGACCGCCGATCGCCGACCTTCACTTCGACGACGCACCGGACGTTGATTCCGTTCCCGGGCCGAAAACCCGGTCGCTGCTCGAGAAACAGCGAGAAATCGACAGCAGTGCGGTTGCGTACCCGAACGACATTCCGATCGCGTTCGAGGAGGGCAAGGGGGCGACGGTCCGCGACGCCGACGGCAACACGTACATCGATCTCTTCGCGGGGATCGGCGTGCTCAACGTCGGCCACGCCAATCCCTACGTCCTCGAGGCTGTCCACGAGCAGGCCGACAAGTTCGTCCACACCGTCGACTTTCCGACTGAGGCGCGACTCGAGCTGATCGAAAAGCTCGACGAGATCGCCCCGGACGGCCTACAGGGCCAGAACAAGGTCGTCTTCGGCGGTCCGACGGGGAGCGACGCTATCGAGGCGTCGATCAAACTCTCGAAGTACAACACCGGCGGCGACGGCCTTATCGCCTTCCGTGGGGCGTACCACGGCGCGACGACGGGGGCGATGAGCGTCACCTCGAACAAGAAGTTCAAGGGCCACTACACGCCCCTGCTCGCAGACGTCGTTCACGCGCCATATCCCCATCCGTTTCGCCAGGACAAGACGCCCGACGAGGCGGTCGATCACGCGCTCGAGGAGGTGCAGGCGATCGTCGAGGATCCCTACGGGGGATTGGCCAACCCGGCCGGGATCATCGTCGAGCCGATCCAGGGCGAGGGCGGCATCGTCACGCCGCCGGCTGGGTTCCTGCAGGGGGTACGCGATATTGCCGACGACAACGGCGTCGTGCTCGTCTTCGACGAGATTCAGAGCGGGCTCGGCCGTACCGGTCAGTGGTGGGCCTGCGACTGGGAGGGCGTTACCCCAGACGCGATGACCTCCGCGAAGGCCCTCGGCGGGGTGGGATTCCCGCTGTCGGCAACCATCTACCACGAGGACCTCGACACCTGGGGATCGGGCGACCACGCCGGCACCTACCGCGGCCACGTCGTGGGAATGCGCGCCGGGACCCGCGCCATCGAGTACATTCAGGAACACGATCTCCTGACCCACGCTCGAGACCTCGGTGAGTACATCCAGGGTCGACTCCTGGAGGCGGCCGAGGAAACGGACCGTCTGGCCGACGTCCGCGGGAAGGGACTGTTCATCGGCGCCGAGTTCGTCGACTCGGACGGGACGCCGGACGGCGATCTCGTCGACGCGATCCAGACCTACTGTTTCGAACGCGGGGTCCTCGTCTGGACGGCCGGTCGCCACGGGAACGTCCTTCGGTTGCTCCCACCGCTCGTCCTCACCCGCGACCTGGCCGAGACGGCCCTCGACGTCGTCGTGGAGGCGATCGAACACGTGACTGAGGAGGCGAAACGGACGGCCTGA
- a CDS encoding Rid family detoxifying hydrolase — translation MSDTTPLETDGAPSNDNPYSQGVLAGDTCYVSGYGPVDPDTGEVVNGDVEAQTERVLENVAAVVEAAGGDGLADVVKVTVYLTDLEDYDRVNEAYGARFGEEPPARVCVEVSRLPDDVRIEMDAIAFLG, via the coding sequence ATGTCCGACACCACCCCACTCGAGACCGACGGCGCACCGAGCAACGACAATCCCTACTCACAGGGGGTTCTCGCCGGCGACACGTGCTACGTCTCCGGCTACGGCCCGGTCGATCCGGATACCGGCGAGGTCGTGAACGGCGACGTCGAAGCCCAGACCGAGCGCGTCCTCGAGAACGTCGCTGCCGTGGTCGAGGCAGCCGGCGGCGACGGTCTCGCCGACGTCGTCAAGGTGACCGTCTACCTCACCGACCTCGAGGACTACGACCGGGTCAACGAGGCCTACGGCGCACGGTTCGGCGAAGAACCGCCAGCACGCGTTTGCGTCGAGGTCTCGAGATTACCCGACGACGTTCGAATCGAGATGGACGCGATCGCGTTTCTGGGGTAG
- a CDS encoding amidohydrolase yields the protein MPYDAHTSVADLRRAFHRHPEPGWREFRTTARVVEELESLDVDDIAIGREALAPDKRMAVPSAAELEPWLEQARGAGVRSDLLDRMEGGYTGVVAVLEQGPGPTVGLRVDLDGISMAESSDDDHRPTAEGFQSEHEGYMHACGHDAHIAIALGTIDAVRNSDFSGTLKVFFQPAEEISGGGKAMAEGGYADDLEYLFALHIGLDHPTGEIVAGIEKPLAMAHLTATFEGASAHAGKAPNEGGNAMQAAATAIQNAYGIPRHSDGMTRVNVGRIKGGTASNVIAEEITIEAEVRGETTGLMEYMRTELERVCYAAAEMHDCDVTPRVISESPRADSDPALRELVGSVARNVQGVHQVTETTDFGVSEDVTYLMERVQAGGGLASYVLVGTDHPTNHHTPTFDVDDESLEIGVAVLSNAIRACSSQRP from the coding sequence ATGCCCTACGACGCACACACGAGCGTGGCCGACCTCCGTCGGGCGTTTCACCGGCATCCGGAACCCGGCTGGCGCGAGTTCCGGACGACCGCCCGCGTCGTCGAGGAACTCGAGTCCCTCGACGTCGACGACATCGCAATCGGACGAGAGGCGCTCGCACCCGACAAACGGATGGCCGTCCCGTCGGCCGCCGAGCTCGAGCCCTGGCTCGAGCAGGCCCGTGGGGCTGGCGTCCGATCCGACCTCCTCGATCGGATGGAGGGGGGTTACACGGGGGTCGTCGCGGTGCTCGAGCAGGGGCCAGGGCCGACGGTCGGGCTGCGGGTTGACCTCGACGGCATCTCGATGGCGGAGTCGAGCGACGACGACCACCGGCCGACTGCCGAGGGGTTCCAATCGGAACACGAGGGCTACATGCACGCCTGCGGCCACGACGCCCACATCGCGATCGCCCTGGGGACGATCGACGCGGTACGGAACAGCGACTTTTCGGGGACGCTGAAGGTGTTCTTCCAGCCGGCCGAGGAAATCTCGGGCGGCGGGAAGGCGATGGCTGAGGGCGGGTACGCCGACGACCTCGAGTACCTGTTCGCGCTCCACATTGGCCTCGACCACCCGACAGGGGAAATCGTCGCGGGCATCGAGAAACCCCTGGCCATGGCCCACCTGACGGCCACGTTCGAGGGGGCGAGCGCCCACGCCGGGAAGGCGCCAAACGAGGGCGGCAATGCGATGCAGGCGGCGGCGACGGCGATTCAGAACGCCTACGGCATCCCTCGCCACAGCGACGGGATGACCCGCGTGAACGTCGGCCGAATCAAGGGTGGCACCGCGAGCAACGTCATCGCCGAGGAGATCACGATCGAGGCGGAGGTCCGCGGCGAGACTACGGGGCTGATGGAGTACATGCGAACGGAACTCGAGCGCGTCTGCTACGCAGCCGCGGAGATGCACGACTGCGACGTAACCCCGCGAGTCATCAGCGAGTCGCCCCGGGCGGACAGCGACCCTGCACTGCGCGAACTCGTCGGCTCGGTCGCGCGGAACGTCCAGGGGGTTCACCAGGTGACCGAGACGACCGACTTCGGCGTCAGCGAAGACGTCACCTACCTGATGGAGCGCGTCCAGGCCGGCGGCGGTCTGGCGTCGTACGTCCTCGTTGGGACGGACCACCCGACGAACCACCACACGCCGACGTTCGACGTCGACGACGAGAGCCTCGAGATTGGCGTGGCGGTCCTGTCGAATGCGATTCGGGCGTGTTCGAGTCAACGGCCGTAG
- a CDS encoding BCCT family transporter, giving the protein MSDAEKGAVETFFEEIDPVVFAFGALLTVGVIAAFFINQSAVTKTINDVYSWVVEYLNWALLVIVFLIVLFLLFLIVGPWGKIKMGDEDPEYSFLSFFAMLYSAGFAAGVVFWGPTEALFYYDNPSPLFGVEGGTAEAIPIAIQQTLFHWALPQLAVFTIMGLAIGYFAYNYEDVPLRVSSALTPILGKENLDGPAAKVVDILAVFATIGGVATSLGFIGSQFIAGLDYQWGIDLGNVGILLVVTTMTLLFTISMVLGVDRGIRRLSNFNMILFVVLMLATFILGPTLFLLLLGSQAMGGMIADFTSMSLYTGTGSEDGTGWMNSWTVFYWAWALSWSPFAGLFIARISKGRTVREVAFTGIGATSAATIPWFTFVGGTALRYHHTGTADFSNVIANNTPEISGFILFEAFPLGTVFMIAFMILVTTFFITSADSSTLAVSMMTTGGKARPSTINRIFWGVVLGLTAAILMIIGGSDGTGALQNAVIITGAPFAFVCFAAMLSLIKDFASKHGRVLLQDETVLIGSSRKTETDSPPTGPGGPVESDDD; this is encoded by the coding sequence ATGAGTGACGCCGAGAAGGGGGCGGTCGAGACGTTCTTCGAGGAAATCGATCCAGTCGTCTTCGCCTTCGGGGCGCTGTTGACCGTCGGCGTGATCGCGGCGTTCTTCATCAACCAGAGTGCCGTCACAAAAACGATCAACGACGTTTACAGCTGGGTGGTCGAGTACCTGAACTGGGCACTGTTGGTAATCGTGTTCCTGATCGTCCTCTTCCTCTTGTTCCTGATCGTCGGGCCGTGGGGCAAGATCAAGATGGGGGACGAGGATCCGGAGTACAGCTTCCTGTCGTTCTTCGCGATGTTGTACTCCGCCGGGTTCGCCGCGGGGGTCGTGTTCTGGGGGCCGACCGAAGCGCTATTTTACTACGACAACCCATCGCCGCTGTTCGGCGTCGAAGGGGGGACGGCCGAGGCGATACCGATCGCGATCCAGCAGACGCTATTCCACTGGGCGCTGCCCCAGTTGGCCGTATTCACGATCATGGGGCTCGCGATCGGTTACTTCGCGTACAACTACGAGGACGTCCCGTTGCGGGTCTCGTCGGCGTTGACGCCGATTCTCGGGAAGGAGAATCTCGACGGCCCGGCCGCGAAGGTCGTCGACATTCTCGCCGTCTTCGCTACGATCGGTGGCGTGGCGACGTCGCTCGGCTTCATCGGGAGCCAGTTCATCGCCGGCCTCGATTACCAGTGGGGAATCGATCTGGGGAACGTCGGCATCCTCCTCGTGGTGACCACGATGACGCTCCTGTTCACCATCTCGATGGTACTCGGGGTCGACAGAGGGATCCGCCGGCTGTCGAACTTCAACATGATCCTGTTCGTCGTACTCATGCTCGCGACGTTCATTCTGGGGCCGACGCTGTTCTTGCTCCTGCTCGGTTCGCAGGCAATGGGCGGCATGATCGCCGACTTCACGTCAATGAGTCTCTACACCGGCACCGGCTCCGAGGACGGGACGGGCTGGATGAACTCCTGGACCGTCTTCTACTGGGCGTGGGCACTCTCGTGGTCGCCGTTCGCGGGACTGTTCATCGCCCGTATCTCTAAAGGCCGTACCGTCCGCGAAGTCGCCTTTACCGGGATCGGCGCGACCTCGGCCGCGACTATCCCGTGGTTCACGTTCGTCGGCGGTACCGCGCTGCGATACCACCACACTGGAACGGCAGACTTCAGCAACGTGATTGCCAACAACACGCCGGAGATCTCGGGCTTCATCCTCTTCGAGGCGTTCCCCCTGGGGACCGTGTTCATGATCGCCTTCATGATCCTGGTGACGACGTTCTTCATCACCTCGGCGGACTCATCGACGCTCGCCGTCTCGATGATGACGACCGGCGGGAAAGCGAGACCCTCGACGATCAATCGGATTTTCTGGGGCGTCGTCCTTGGTCTGACCGCCGCAATCCTCATGATCATCGGCGGCAGCGACGGGACGGGCGCGCTTCAGAACGCAGTCATCATCACCGGGGCACCGTTCGCGTTCGTCTGTTTCGCCGCGATGCTCTCGCTGATTAAGGACTTCGCGTCGAAGCACGGCCGCGTGTTACTGCAGGACGAGACCGTTCTTATCGGCTCGAGCAGGAAAACGGAAACTGATTCACCGCCGACCGGTCCCGGAGGGCCCGTCGAATCCGACGACGACTGA
- a CDS encoding aminotransferase class III-fold pyridoxal phosphate-dependent enzyme — MDRDTTEPDADALPGPNAQRWVDFHQAYSAPSEYSHDFVWDITREADGPFVTDVDGNVLLDFTCHIGAAPLGYNNEKILDKLEAFDLVEPMKIAGQDLYFGAGPTPEESAVPGSSHLMEKLVDISSQYGMDTVFLSNSGAEAMENAMKITNDHRAPAKYGVAFAGSFHGRTLGTLSITKSKEVYTRHYPQISGIETVPFCADRGCDADSCDCGFFAGSDSQLRRLLAPEGGHIDPDEIAFLALEPIQGVGGYRFPSEAFMQEVADVTDEYDIPLVVDEIQAGVGRTGEIWASDHYPIEPDVIASAKGLRVGATISRSELFPDEKNRLGSTFGGGDLLGSMMGAFTLEAIQEHDLLANARERGEQAKELLRDDAPEYVEDVRGKGLMLAVEFDTPDRRTAVVEAALERGLLTLGCGKKTIRLLPPLDSSEREIELGIGIFLEAIEAVGPNAKVA; from the coding sequence ATGGATAGGGACACCACGGAACCCGACGCGGACGCGCTTCCGGGCCCGAACGCCCAGCGGTGGGTCGACTTCCATCAGGCGTACTCCGCGCCCAGCGAGTACTCCCACGACTTCGTCTGGGACATCACGCGCGAGGCCGACGGCCCGTTCGTCACGGACGTCGACGGGAACGTCCTGCTCGATTTCACCTGCCACATCGGTGCTGCGCCCCTCGGCTACAACAACGAGAAGATCCTCGACAAACTCGAGGCGTTCGACCTCGTCGAGCCGATGAAGATCGCCGGCCAGGACCTGTACTTCGGCGCCGGACCGACCCCCGAGGAGTCGGCAGTGCCGGGCTCGAGTCACCTCATGGAGAAGTTGGTCGACATCTCGAGCCAGTACGGGATGGACACGGTGTTCCTCTCGAACTCCGGCGCGGAGGCGATGGAGAACGCGATGAAGATCACGAACGATCACCGCGCCCCGGCAAAGTACGGCGTCGCCTTCGCCGGCAGCTTTCACGGCCGGACCCTGGGGACCCTCTCGATCACAAAGTCCAAGGAGGTCTACACGCGTCACTACCCCCAGATCAGCGGAATCGAGACGGTACCGTTCTGTGCCGACCGCGGCTGTGACGCCGACAGTTGTGACTGCGGATTCTTCGCTGGCAGCGACTCGCAGTTGCGCCGCCTGCTCGCGCCCGAAGGCGGCCACATCGACCCCGACGAAATCGCCTTCCTCGCGCTCGAGCCCATCCAGGGCGTCGGCGGTTACCGCTTCCCCAGCGAGGCGTTCATGCAGGAGGTCGCGGACGTCACCGACGAGTACGACATCCCGCTGGTCGTCGACGAGATCCAGGCCGGCGTCGGCCGCACCGGCGAGATCTGGGCCTCGGATCACTACCCGATCGAACCCGACGTCATCGCGAGCGCGAAGGGGCTTCGCGTGGGTGCGACGATCTCGCGCTCGGAGCTCTTCCCCGACGAGAAGAACCGGCTTGGCTCGACCTTCGGCGGCGGCGACCTGCTCGGCTCGATGATGGGCGCGTTCACGCTCGAGGCCATCCAGGAGCACGACCTGCTCGCGAACGCCCGCGAGCGCGGCGAGCAGGCGAAAGAACTCCTGCGCGACGACGCCCCGGAGTACGTCGAGGACGTCCGCGGCAAGGGGCTGATGCTGGCCGTGGAGTTCGACACCCCCGATCGCCGGACCGCCGTGGTCGAGGCCGCCCTCGAGCGCGGCCTCCTGACCCTCGGCTGTGGCAAGAAGACGATCCGGCTGCTCCCGCCGCTCGACTCGAGCGAGCGTGAGATCGAACTGGGAATCGGCATCTTCCTCGAGGCGATCGAGGCGGTCGGACCGAACGCGAAAGTGGCGTAA
- the ilvA gene encoding threonine ammonia-lyase translates to MSDSRVTLEDVEAAQERINDVVHRTPLDTSRTFAEMSGAASVGLKLENAQRTGSFKIRGAYNEMTQLSGAEREAGVVSSSAGNHAQGVALAGQLLGIETTIVVPEVTPAAKIEATRGYGAEVVVEGDIYERSYEYALERADETGETFVHPFDDEEIVAGQGTIGLELLEQYPEIDTVLVAIGGGGLISGIATVLKAHDPVTRVIGVQPEGAAHAKPSLEAGEIRELETIDTVAEGIADTRMLETTFAIAREVVDDVVSVTDREIATAVALLAERAKTVVESAGATPLAAAISEETAVDLEGAHVGVIVSGGNVGLTEHAELTRTGLHELGRYVEARLAVDGWPSTVGDVAETVETEGAELDVLERTRRGSVDEPNRVPVTVGLEGSGREHLEGVLDSLDGLEGVSVLERSLE, encoded by the coding sequence ATGAGCGACAGCCGCGTTACCCTCGAGGACGTCGAAGCAGCCCAGGAGCGTATCAACGACGTCGTCCACCGCACACCGCTGGATACGTCGCGCACCTTCGCCGAGATGAGCGGCGCGGCGTCGGTCGGGCTCAAACTCGAGAACGCCCAGCGAACGGGCTCGTTCAAGATTCGCGGAGCGTACAACGAGATGACCCAGCTCTCCGGCGCGGAGCGAGAAGCGGGGGTCGTCTCCTCGAGTGCGGGAAATCACGCCCAGGGCGTGGCTCTAGCCGGCCAGTTGCTCGGCATCGAGACGACCATCGTCGTCCCCGAGGTGACCCCCGCGGCGAAGATCGAGGCCACGCGCGGCTACGGAGCCGAGGTGGTCGTCGAGGGCGACATCTACGAGCGATCGTACGAGTACGCTCTCGAGCGAGCAGACGAGACCGGCGAGACGTTCGTCCACCCCTTCGACGACGAGGAGATTGTCGCCGGCCAGGGAACGATCGGCCTCGAGTTGCTCGAGCAGTACCCCGAGATCGACACCGTCCTCGTCGCCATCGGCGGCGGCGGGCTGATTTCGGGTATCGCGACGGTGCTGAAGGCCCACGATCCAGTGACCCGCGTGATCGGGGTTCAACCGGAGGGAGCCGCTCACGCGAAACCCTCGCTCGAGGCGGGCGAAATTCGGGAACTCGAGACCATCGACACCGTCGCGGAGGGGATCGCCGACACCCGGATGCTGGAGACCACCTTCGCGATCGCCCGCGAGGTCGTCGACGACGTGGTCAGCGTCACCGACCGAGAGATCGCCACCGCGGTGGCGTTGCTGGCTGAACGCGCAAAGACCGTTGTCGAGAGCGCGGGCGCGACGCCGCTGGCGGCTGCCATTTCCGAGGAAACGGCAGTGGACCTCGAGGGAGCACACGTCGGCGTGATCGTCTCCGGGGGCAACGTCGGCCTCACCGAACACGCCGAACTGACGCGGACCGGCCTCCACGAACTCGGACGCTACGTCGAGGCGCGACTGGCCGTCGACGGGTGGCCCTCGACCGTTGGTGACGTCGCGGAGACCGTCGAGACCGAGGGCGCCGAACTGGACGTCCTCGAGCGCACACGACGCGGTTCCGTCGACGAGCCGAATCGGGTTCCGGTGACCGTGGGCCTCGAGGGCAGCGGACGGGAGCACCTCGAGGGCGTGCTCGACTCGCTAGACGGCCTCGAGGGTGTGTCGGTACTCGAGCGCTCGCTCGAGTAA
- a CDS encoding amidohydrolase — protein sequence MSEPIRDRLVPLRRSFHRHPEPAWREFRTTACVVEELESLDVDELAVGADAYDPADRMAVPDDEELKPWLEGAREAGVREDLLERMTGGTTGAVAVLDRGDGPTIGLRVDIDGLFIEESTDADHEPATEGFRSAVDGTMHACGHDAHMTWGLATLEAIVESDFAGRLVVFFQPAEETGGGGCPMAKSEFAADLDYLLAIHVGLDHPTGEVVAGIEKPLAMCHVDATIEGTSAHAGKAPNEGDNALHAMATAIENAYGIPRHSDGMTRVNVGRAEAGTASNVIAERAHIVAEARGETTALMEYVKERLERTIKSAATLHGCRADVDIVSESPRADSDPELQALVSEVAADVAGVEHVLPSADFGASEDATFLMERVQEEGGLASYLIVGTDHPTSHHTPTFDVDERSLAHGVDVLVETIRELERRHPVSRRDENGA from the coding sequence ATGAGCGAGCCGATACGGGACCGACTCGTCCCCCTCCGTCGCAGTTTTCACCGGCATCCAGAACCGGCCTGGCGCGAGTTCCGGACGACCGCCTGCGTCGTCGAGGAACTCGAATCCCTCGACGTCGACGAACTCGCCGTCGGAGCAGACGCGTACGATCCCGCCGACCGAATGGCCGTCCCCGACGACGAGGAACTGAAGCCCTGGCTCGAAGGGGCGCGTGAAGCCGGTGTTCGCGAGGACCTCCTCGAGCGAATGACGGGGGGCACCACCGGTGCCGTCGCGGTCCTCGATCGAGGCGACGGGCCGACCATCGGGCTTCGAGTCGACATCGACGGCCTGTTCATCGAGGAATCGACCGACGCGGATCACGAACCGGCCACCGAGGGCTTTCGGTCGGCGGTCGACGGCACGATGCACGCCTGCGGCCACGACGCCCACATGACCTGGGGGCTGGCCACGCTCGAGGCAATCGTAGAGAGCGACTTCGCCGGGCGACTGGTCGTCTTCTTCCAGCCAGCCGAGGAGACCGGCGGCGGCGGGTGTCCGATGGCGAAGAGCGAGTTCGCGGCGGATCTCGACTACCTGCTGGCGATCCACGTCGGGCTCGACCACCCGACGGGAGAGGTCGTCGCGGGCATCGAGAAACCCCTGGCGATGTGCCACGTCGACGCGACGATCGAGGGGACCTCCGCACACGCGGGAAAGGCGCCCAACGAGGGGGATAACGCCTTACACGCCATGGCCACGGCGATCGAGAACGCCTACGGCATCCCCCGCCACAGCGACGGAATGACCCGCGTGAACGTCGGTCGTGCGGAGGCGGGAACCGCGAGCAACGTCATCGCCGAACGGGCCCACATCGTCGCTGAAGCCCGCGGCGAGACCACGGCGCTGATGGAGTACGTGAAGGAGCGACTCGAGCGAACGATAAAGTCGGCGGCGACGCTTCACGGCTGTCGAGCGGACGTCGACATCGTCAGCGAGTCGCCGCGGGCCGACAGCGACCCCGAACTACAGGCGCTCGTGAGCGAGGTCGCAGCCGACGTGGCGGGCGTCGAGCACGTGCTCCCCTCGGCTGACTTCGGCGCGAGCGAGGACGCGACCTTCCTGATGGAACGCGTCCAGGAGGAAGGGGGACTCGCGTCGTACCTCATCGTCGGCACCGATCATCCGACGAGCCACCACACGCCGACGTTCGACGTCGACGAGCGGAGTCTCGCACACGGCGTCGACGTGCTCGTCGAGACGATTCGCGAACTCGAGCGACGACACCCGGTGTCTCGTCGCGACGAAAACGGGGCATGA
- a CDS encoding NAD(P)-dependent oxidoreductase — translation MSTNPDVIVLREGTEGLSMESYAETLRERLPERTVELARTPAAERELVSQARVVTGITIEEAMLEHAERLELFACTFAGTDHVPMDALADHGVAVTNAGGIHAPGIAEQSIANMLVFARNLHEGWRRKQNGEWRHFQSHEFTDSTVTVVGLGSIGQQIVTRLEGFDVETIGIRYTPSKDGPTDEVLGFEVDDVHEAFSRSDYVVLACPLNDTTHGLVGEAELATLPPNAVVVNAARGGLVDTDALVSALQFNGIRGAALDVTDPEPLPGDHPLWDLENCLITPHTGGHTPKHWDRLADIVAHNVRALEAGDALENAVLEPTSG, via the coding sequence ATGAGCACGAACCCAGACGTCATCGTTCTCCGGGAGGGGACGGAAGGCCTGTCGATGGAATCGTACGCCGAGACGCTTCGCGAGCGCCTCCCCGAACGCACCGTCGAACTCGCTCGTACGCCGGCGGCCGAGCGCGAACTCGTTTCGCAGGCGCGAGTGGTGACCGGAATCACGATCGAGGAGGCCATGCTCGAGCACGCCGAGCGCCTCGAGTTGTTCGCGTGTACGTTCGCCGGGACCGACCACGTCCCGATGGACGCGCTGGCCGACCACGGCGTCGCCGTGACCAACGCTGGCGGCATCCACGCACCCGGCATCGCGGAGCAGTCCATCGCTAACATGCTCGTCTTCGCGCGAAACCTCCACGAGGGGTGGCGCCGCAAGCAAAATGGCGAGTGGCGTCACTTCCAGTCACACGAGTTCACCGACAGCACTGTGACGGTCGTCGGCCTCGGCTCGATCGGTCAGCAGATCGTCACACGGCTCGAGGGGTTCGACGTCGAGACGATCGGTATCCGGTACACGCCGTCGAAGGACGGCCCGACCGACGAGGTCCTCGGTTTCGAGGTGGACGACGTGCACGAGGCGTTCTCGCGCAGCGACTACGTCGTCCTGGCGTGCCCGCTCAACGACACGACCCACGGCCTCGTCGGCGAAGCGGAACTGGCGACGCTCCCACCGAACGCCGTCGTCGTCAACGCCGCTCGAGGGGGGCTCGTCGACACCGACGCGCTCGTTTCGGCGCTGCAGTTCAACGGCATCCGGGGGGCCGCCCTCGACGTCACCGACCCCGAGCCACTGCCCGGCGACCATCCGCTGTGGGACCTCGAGAACTGCCTCATCACGCCTCACACGGGCGGCCATACACCGAAACACTGGGACCGGCTGGCCGACATCGTCGCGCACAACGTCCGCGCGCTGGAGGCGGGCGACGCCCTCGAGAACGCCGTCCTCGAGCCGACGTCGGGGTGA